GCACGCCGCTCGAACCGTGCGCGACGAGCGGAATGGGCATCAGCTGTGAGCACTTCTCGATGCGCGCGTGATCGATGAAAGGACGCCCCTTGCCCTTGTAGGCGCCGTGCGAGGTACCGATGGCAATCGCGAGGTAGTCGACGCCCGTCGCGTCCACAAAGCGCTGCGCTTCCTCGGGGTTGGTCAGGAAGGCGTCTTCCTCGGAGACCACGATGTGCTCCTCGATGCCGCCCAGACGGCCGATTTCGGCCTCGACCGTGACGCCCATGGCGTGCGCGGCCTCGACCACCCGGCGGGTTTCGTGGGCGTTTTCCTCGAAGCCGTGATGCGAGGCGTCGATCATCACGCTGGTGAAGCCCAGACGAATGGCGTTCAGGGCGCTTTCGTAGCTGGAGCCGTGGTCGAGGTGAATCGCCACCGGGACACTTGCGCGCGTCGCGAGGTCGATGGTGATGTTCACCAGATCCTTGCCGCCGTACTTCAGCGCGCCCTCGCTGATCTGCACCATCACCGGACTGCGCAGCTTCTCGGCGGTGCCGATGATGGCCTGCGTGATCTCCATGTTGTTGGTGTTGAACGAACCAACACCGTACTTGCCTGCGCGGGCGGGAACCAGAATGTCAGAGCCAGTAACGAGCACAATACCCTCCTTGAATTGCCGTCCCGAATCCGACAGAGGCGGACCGGACGTTCGGCCTCACTTTATCTTGCACCGGGCGCGAAGTTCGAGCCCGACGTGTACACAGCCGTTCACGGTCGCTTCAGCCCCAGCGCCTGACGTGTCAGAAACGGCAGCGCCACATCGAGCACTCCCAGGACCACGTACAGTGCACTGGGCAGCAGGCGCGGCCAGCTCCACGATCCTTCCAGCTGCAAGGAGGTGG
The Deinococcus peraridilitoris DSM 19664 genome window above contains:
- the fba gene encoding class II fructose-1,6-bisphosphate aldolase encodes the protein MLVTGSDILVPARAGKYGVGSFNTNNMEITQAIIGTAEKLRSPVMVQISEGALKYGGKDLVNITIDLATRASVPVAIHLDHGSSYESALNAIRLGFTSVMIDASHHGFEENAHETRRVVEAAHAMGVTVEAEIGRLGGIEEHIVVSEEDAFLTNPEEAQRFVDATGVDYLAIAIGTSHGAYKGKGRPFIDHARIEKCSQLMPIPLVAHGSSGVPTSIVERLRAAGGEIGEAHGIADEDLQQATQHGIAKVNVDTDLRLAMTVGIREALQKNPKEFDPRKILGPARDLMAEMVELKMRVLGSVGKA